Part of the Mauremys reevesii isolate NIE-2019 linkage group 4, ASM1616193v1, whole genome shotgun sequence genome is shown below.
ATAATTAGCTAGATGCCACTTACTCTTTTCCATTGCTTGGGAATGCCTCAGTAGTTTTCCATCTTGCCCAATGAGCATTTGTCCGTTCCAGCTGTACCTTGTACACGTTTCCTGTGCATCTTTAAGTGGCTCTGGAAAGTCGGCAACTGTGCAGGTCCCTGTTGTGTTTCCCTTCCACACGCTATCCATGTAGGCCTGGGCGCCTCGGAAGAGTAGCTCCTTGGTCTTCTCTGGGAGAGAGCAACCGGGATGGGAAGAAGAGGGGCACGTTAAGGCCAGCCCTATAGAGGGGCACACTAGGAACTCATCCTAGGCCTGGCAGGATGAGTTTGTAAATGGGTCAGTGTCGATTTCACCGCGGGCCTGGAAAGCCACAGAAAAGCTGCTTCCCTGGACAGCAGGgatgcagggctgggcagagcaAGGAAAGCGCTGTCAGGGGCTAGGAGGCTGCACTAAGGACGCTTCCTGGGAGCATTTTGCCAGGTGATGactcagggtgaccagatgtcccagtttcatagggacagtcccgatttttcacacccgCTGTCTGGGGACCCGAGGTGACAGCTCGTGCCCCGGGGGTTATAACGCTGcagctttttgaatctcaacagcGGCTGCCTGAGGCCCccataactccccccccccacacacggcGCTGTCCTCtagccccccacacccaccccgaGCGCCCCCCGCGCCGCCCTGGCCAGACCCAGGCCCCGCAATCCCCGCCGGGGACTCCCGCCCGGGGCGGCCGCGGGGGCGCTATGACCGGCCCCGCGCCCTCACCGAAGAGCTCCCGCCGGTACTTCTCGCCCAGGGCGCCCCGGCTCAGCTCCCGCAGCCCCACGCGGGTTTTCAGCTGCAGCGGGGCCGTGTCCCCGAAGGGGCAGGAGCGCTTCGGCATCCCGGCCCGGCGGCGGAGGGACACCGCGGGCGCCGCCGCGCTCCGACACCCCGCAGGGACGCGCCGCGGAGGAACCTGGCTGAGGCCGAGCGAGCCTGAAACCGCGATAGCGCGAGCCTGGGCCCGCCCACTTTCAGCCCTGGCCCTTGACGTCACCAAACTCCCGGCCAAtcaagggaagggactagggcCGGGCGCGGGCGAGCGGGAGGGGGACGGGCAGGCGGAGGCAGAGTGGATGGGGCGGGGCTTAGTAGGAGACTGCgaagtggagggggagggggactggtCTGCTGAGTAAGTGGCCCGGAAGGGGCAGCGGCAGCGGCAGCCTgaaggttgggggggggctgggagccaggactcctgggtgctctgCTGTGTCTAGCGGTGTCAGGGGGCCTAGTGGGTAGAGCtaggtgccaggactcctgggttctgcagcACTGGGGGCGTCAGGGAGCCTAGTGGGTAGAGCttggtgccaggactcctgggttctgctgtgGGTCTGGGGGTGTCAGGGGGCCTAGTGGGTAGAGCtaggtgccaggactcctgggttctgctgtgGGTCTGGGGGTGTCAGGGGGCCTAGTGGGTAGAGCTAGgtgccaggattcctgggttctgttgtgGGGGTGTCAGGGAGCCTAGTGGGTAGAGCTAGGTGCCAGAACTCCTGAGTTCTGGTCTGGGGGTGCCAGGGGGCCTAGTGGGTAGACCTAggtgctaggactcctgggttctgttatgggtttggggtgccagggggtctagtgggtagaggTAGGTGCTAAGACTTGTGGGTGCTCTTCTGCCCCTTTGGGTGGCCAAGAGCCTAGAAGATAAAGCTGTGGTCCAGGACTTCTAGGCTGGGTTTGAGTAAGTTACTTCCTTTCTATGCCtcagttacccatctgtaaaatgggatgaaAAGGAGAACTTTGATGATCCCCAGGTGAATCAATACTATAGAAGCATAACCGCCCACCAACCCTCTGCTCCCTCTCAGGGTATAGAATCCTGTagacaccctcctccccaaccagGTACAGTAACCTGCTCCCAACtcttctgaaaatgtaaacacATTTCTTACTTCTCTATTTTCTAATAATATTCTCTGCTAAGGGCCTAGACCGGCCAGGTGCTGAGTACGTAAAGGGAGTTCATGATAAGATCCTAGGTACATGGAAGGCATTCAGCACCTGGCAGTCTTGAGCCTTTGTGTAGCATCTTTCTTAGGATGTCTctgtgctttacaaaggtgggtaaaTATGAGATCAGTGGGAGTGTGATCATCATTCCCATCGTGCTTCCCATCAGTACTCGGGCCAGGAAAGCTAATGGTCCAACAAAACAGATGAAATTCGGTGATGGAttctggtcacatgccacctgtgACCTGTTGCATGTATGCTAAGATAGCATACGTAAGGTGAATAAGGTGTAATAATGCAGTCAAATTCTGCTTAAGATTTGGATTCTTACATCAGATGAAATGAGAAATCAAACAAAAAGGTAAGAGTTATGCTCTGGTAGAGGAGGGTGATTCTAAAACTCTTGATCTTAGACTAAGAAATAGGGTTGACAGTGAGCAGCATGTGCTACAACTGCATAGCAGGATCTTTCATTTAAGGGCAGAATTTAGGGCATTTTGCCTCGAGGTTGACATATGATATTGTCAAGATGTTCTGTTATGATTATCTTTGCAATATGCTGCCATCACCCCACTCCAGGCCAAACACAGAATTCTTCTGTTGCAACCATTAGATTCTGCCTCAGGTGCTGACATCTCTTCTTTAATTGCTTCACAAGCCTCATCCTTGACAACATCTGCTAGTGATCAGGCGTCTTCAATTTGTAGGCTAAAAGGCAAAATAATTCTGTCTCATCTGCCTCAACATGACTTGGTGTCCTGTAGGGAGAGAGTTGGTTCATCTGCTAGTCTGTTGACTCTTCACCCAATAGAATAATCCAGGAGTACTTTTATTAACCTCACTGCAATATGCCTTGAGGAAGATTCACTGGTGACTTGGAAACAGAAGAGAAGACTGTGATCTGATATGGCAAAGCTTGCTAGCATCTAACATTCACGAAAATTAATGGTGACAATTTCCCAGTTAGTTGAGAGTCTATGGTATGTTATTCTACTTCTGaatgtgaaaaaaacaaaacagacttCCAATAGTAATTGGGAATATGTTAATTTGGTTTATTTTTGAAAACATGTTTGTGAAAGAATGCTAAGAAGGAAAATTAGACAATCCCATTTTCAGTGAGCTCTTCTTCCAAGAATCATCTAGGCATATTTGTGTATATTGTGTAAAAAAGGTTGGCTGAAAACTTTCTAACTCCTAaaacaaagcaatttttttttatttttacagtttcAGTATCTAATATGCAAACCACATTCAGGCGCATGCCACACAATTTACAGTCCAGCTTTCAAACACCCCCAAATTGTGAGCATGTTTGATTTGGGGTTCTGATTCTGTCCATTATGAAAATAAAGGTCATTTACAACATTTGTGCATAGGTGGGGATtatgaacacctcaaaattcaaagGTGTTCAGATCTCTGATTTTGGTTCTTGTCCACCTGTAATATGAACAACACGTTTATAAATGCTGGCATACCTCAGCTATGCCTTCAACATACATGCCATCAACCACCCAAAGTACAATGGTATTTCTTGAAGTGTTATtactttataaaatatttttgttgccaTTGTCTAATAAATTGTTATCCTTGAGGTTATAAGAGATTTCTGAACTGTTCTAAGATCATAAATATTGGACTCCCATGAACATTGGGGCCTTTAAAATATTCAACCTCTCTTTCCAGTTTCATCCATCCCAAACGCCACCTCCCCCCAAAAGTTTTTTCTTCATTCAATACTTTCCCCCTTGCATGTGTAATAAATATTCGTTATTTATTCCCCTCTCACTGGCAGAGGACATCTTTAAAAACTGCTAAAAGCTGGGAGTCAAATTCTTGTATTTAGACCAGTGTAAATCTCAAATTCCTTGAAGAGATCTGATTtggatttacaacagtgtaaatgaaagcaaaatttgGCCAACTGTTCAATTCTTTACCAGTAAATGTTGGTGTGACTGGAGTCCCAGGggagccaactgaggtcacttaattagggtgaactgcaaagaatgaggcagacaatccccaaagctggtggatattccaatacctagatttaccaagccagtacaaaacagcttctttaatacctcactggttactcggAAGCCAACAACAAAGTTCACTTAAAATAACCCAAcctcaggcctccacccagacatgcaagtcaaatatgatgaggattactgaaaatcttattcatcatataaaaaagttctaccaatcccaaaggatcagacacattacttcccaggttaatgaatattccagatcttacctaAATatatgcttacagccaattcttattaactaaactaaactaaaaattgttaaaaaagaaaagggagacagaattggttaaaagatcagtatacatacagactgAGTACAAttcttgagattcagattcatagcagagatggtgagctgtgtagttgcaaagagttctttcagaaattgttcataggttatagtctaatgtttatattcagggtggtccagtcaggactgggatctcagtccttatggCTTAAGCTTTCCCTGCATGAAGCCTCAAGTAGAAtctgagatgacaggatcaggacccaaggtaTTTCTAGCAGCCACTTGACCATACAGTCCTAGGtgaacaataggcttttgatgtaaccttctGTTTCCTAAACCTCACCAGTAATTaactacatggattaacataagaTAATTTGTCCATTAGGCAGTCTatcacaaactttaaagagacatatagacaatgacattttTGCATTCAAGATTCAGCTAAATGCTAATATTCccatttgatctctgaatcaatagctatagtgacagacaggaactgtctgtttacatgggtAATTATTAAACAAGGTATAAGTAAACACACACAATTAGTATCacctctaattctctaacaatacaggtttgcacttcaaagttctagcctatctaGCAAGGAATGGTCCTAATTACCATTCACataatttcccccctactgttactcacaccttcttgtcaactgtttgaaatgggccattctgattattacttcaaaagtttttttctcctgctgataatagcccaccttaattgattagtctcgttagagttggtatggcaacatccattttttcatgttctctgtatatatatattttgctactgtattttccactgcatgcatctgatgaagtgggctttagcccacaaaagcttatgcccaaataaatttgttagtctctatggtgccacaagtactcctcgttgtttataCTTTCTAACATGTCTAACGGTTGGCTTTTGGATCATTTAGCCTGCAGGGTGCTTAATCCTTTCTGCCAGTTGTTACgttttgtataagatttgttgcaattatatacaGTGGTAGCTATAATGATTGGCatgattatattttaattaaacaacATCACAGTTGATAAACATAAATGTCACTGTATGACACAGACTAACAAGAAaaaatttccatcaataataactgAAGTTTGCGGATAggcaagtaagaaaaatgctgcttgagaatgtgttagtttgatttaaggatacttagtttatatattttgacatgggatgttgacaatttgcattttaacatttacaagctttaattttttgaatttttctactgtcattaaataattagttTCCTGACCGCCGTATTGTCTGACACCCCTCCATAATTTCCAAGAACTGTGAAAATGGAAATGGATACAAATAAAAAAGAGCTTAAACCCAATAATTttccacaactgtgaacatttaaatcgaTAAAAGTTGgaaaatgcaaaaataaacatcaatattatccatcaaaattaaaaacaaaactttattCTCCCATGCCTAATTATAGCCTGTCAACCTTAACAAGTCAACATGTTTACAAACTCCATGGAAGGTGCTATATATTCAGCAATTATCTGATAGCAAGTGCCAAAACAAAGttgtgtattattattttataatgaatatttatatttttagcaGCAGAGATCATGGTTCTAACATTGATAAATAAATATATGCATCAAATAAAGTTTGATAAATGAAGAATAAATGCAGATTTAGGGATATGCTCTTGACTATAGTGTTTTATTCCAAGATGCTGCAGTCGATGTGACAGCCAGCACTAGCTATTAAATTAGCATGGTTTGGACAAATTTCATAGTGTGCTACTATTCTATCAACTATGCTATACCAACAACATTCTTGCTTTCCTCCACTAGTGCTGCAGGGTATTTCCAGTACTGTGGTTTGATACTTTGTTACAGCTCTGTCATTGTTTTTTGCAGCTGGATATGTACAGGTGTTACAAAGAGgcctctttctttattttttctacaCGTCTCCCTTAAGggtttccttttgttttctttcagattATTTTAATCTAGCTATAGAACTAAAAAAGAGAACTATACAGCAGCGCTCCTTCTAAtctttcccacccatgtgcagaatgaattttgttatgtgcaccaatatggacacatcacctccatattggtgcacataacaaaattcatgtggcgggggtggggctgagggtttcggagtgtgggagggggctcagggctggggcagagggttggagtgtggggaggttgagggctctagctggggttgcgggctctgggtggggccagggatgaggggcttggggtgcaggctgccctggggctgcagtggggagtgagaactcctcccagcgctctctccccacagcagcacctggtctggggggagaggcacctctccagGCCACGGCAGGTGCCGGGTTGAGGTCAGGGGAGGCGTGCCTCTCCCATGGCCGTGACaggtctgggcagggctgggttgaggtcaggggagaggcacctctcccacAGCTGCGGCAGgtccgagctggggctgggttggggctgcgGAAGAGGCACCTCTCCCATGGCCGCAGCAGGTCCGTGCCAGGGCTGGGTTCGGGCTGTGGGAAAGGAatctctccctgccacagccctgagcacctgTGCGGCGCATAATAGGCTCACTGccgtgcagcttagagggaacttagctaTGCAGTAGTGCATGCAAATATCTGAGCACAAATACACTAAATATAATGAACCCATTTTGTCCACGTATAAGGTATTTAGTCAGCCATTTGTATCCACAGTTACTTTGTGTGCACAAATTCTGGTTTATGCATACAAATATGGGGTTATGCTAGCTCTACAGTCAGGCATATTTTTCCAGGTGCACCTGTTACACCTAGATTTAAAAATGATTTGCATTGGCAATCAACTTTGCCACCGATTGAGTAAGTGATGGATCATAGCaaagcaaaaatatattttttgtatCATTTTACTATGTAATGGGTATTTGTTACGGGACAACAGGATACATTCTGTACTAAATATTTCCCCTTTGTTCACATCCTGAGCCGGAATCTCAACTGGTGTAAGCAGAACCATGTCATTTTATCTCAGCTAAGCATCTGGTCCCCCCTTTCAGTGTTTAATACAGGATTATACAGAAGTGGACCGCAAAATGTGTCTATTTTAAATATATGTGCTCACACCTGAATAAATGCTAGAGACAGTATGGGttaggcaatatcttttattggatcaacttacgctggtgaaagagacaagctttcaagcttacacacagCTCTCCTTCCCAGTGGGAAAGGTACTGAGTCACAGAGATGACAGGGTGGAACAGTTTGTTTAGCGAAAGCagttaacacatattctaagagaccattcaaCGTCTAGGAGGAAGGAGGGTTAATGGGTTATTCATTGTttta
Proteins encoded:
- the SIVA1 gene encoding apoptosis regulatory protein Siva is translated as MPKRSCPFGDTAPLQLKTRVGLRELSRGALGEKYRRELFEKTKELLFRGAQAYMDSVWKGNTTGTCTVADFPEPLKDAQETCTRYSWNGQMLIGQDGKLLRHSQAMEKTPPVGVSKACSSCIRTVDIKEACTQCDRFVCQNCSKLCKCCNAVACSLCSIIDYSDTGEQVLCNGCSMFEA